Proteins from a single region of Catenulispora acidiphila DSM 44928:
- a CDS encoding RICIN domain-containing protein — protein sequence MFRTRLVQTAGVLVGVVALTAMVSSSASASGTVTLHSKATGRCLDSNTSGTAYAIACNGGTYQSWIMGSFGGNDQYLQDSQTGRCLTTGTQANSNLVYMKTVTPCADNAVNFLVVANSDGTKTFKAGTWCLDSNTNGEGNNVGAIYIDPCNGGNYQRFTVK from the coding sequence ATGTTCCGTACCAGATTGGTTCAGACGGCCGGCGTCCTCGTCGGTGTCGTGGCTCTGACAGCGATGGTCTCCAGCTCGGCATCGGCGAGCGGCACGGTGACACTCCACTCCAAGGCGACGGGTCGCTGCTTGGACAGCAACACCTCGGGCACGGCCTACGCGATCGCGTGCAACGGCGGCACCTACCAGAGCTGGATCATGGGCTCGTTCGGCGGGAACGACCAATACCTCCAGGACTCCCAGACCGGCCGATGCCTGACCACCGGGACACAGGCCAACAGCAACCTCGTCTACATGAAGACCGTGACCCCGTGTGCCGACAACGCGGTGAACTTCCTCGTCGTCGCCAACTCCGACGGCACCAAGACCTTCAAGGCCGGTACCTGGTGCCTGGACAGCAACACCAACGGGGAGGGGAACAACGTAGGCGCGATCTACATAGACCCCTGCAACGGCGGGAACTACCAGAGGTTCACCGTCAAGTAG
- a CDS encoding GH25 family lysozyme: MAGHTRLLTAGVLAAGLALAATGPATAASRALPAGSTIPLGDGYMGVGYVQDAKQFTPDTRQVTAAAVTPDATWSPAGIDVSHYQGTINWSSVKSAGISFAYIKATEGTTYTDPQFSANYLHAYNAKVIRGAYHFAQPGSSSGGAQADYFAAHGGAWSKDNLTLPGMLDLEGGCYGLSTTSMRNWILAFYNEYKAKTTRDVVIYTSPSWWNTCTGSWSGMSAKSPLFVADWTSAANPTIPAGFPYATIWQYTNSGSVSGISGAVDRDRFNGGSARLLALANNT, from the coding sequence ATGGCCGGGCACACGCGGTTGCTGACGGCCGGCGTCCTGGCCGCCGGTCTCGCCCTCGCGGCGACCGGGCCCGCGACCGCCGCGTCCCGGGCTCTGCCGGCGGGCAGCACCATCCCGCTCGGCGACGGTTACATGGGCGTCGGCTACGTGCAGGACGCCAAGCAGTTCACACCGGACACCCGGCAGGTCACGGCCGCGGCCGTGACGCCCGACGCGACCTGGAGCCCGGCAGGCATCGACGTCTCGCACTACCAGGGGACGATCAACTGGTCGTCGGTGAAGTCGGCGGGGATCTCCTTCGCCTACATCAAGGCGACCGAGGGCACCACGTACACGGACCCGCAGTTCAGCGCGAACTACCTGCACGCGTACAACGCCAAGGTCATCCGCGGCGCGTACCACTTCGCGCAGCCGGGCTCCTCCAGCGGCGGCGCGCAGGCGGACTACTTCGCGGCCCACGGCGGCGCCTGGTCGAAGGACAACCTGACTCTGCCGGGCATGCTGGACCTCGAGGGCGGGTGCTACGGCTTGTCGACGACCTCGATGCGCAACTGGATCCTCGCCTTCTACAACGAGTACAAGGCGAAGACCACGCGCGACGTCGTCATCTACACCAGCCCGAGCTGGTGGAACACGTGCACCGGCAGCTGGAGCGGCATGTCCGCCAAGAGCCCGCTGTTCGTGGCGGACTGGACGTCCGCGGCCAACCCGACGATCCCCGCCGGCTTCCCCTACGCCACGATATGGCAGTACACAAACTCGGGGTCGGTGAGCGGCATCTCCGGCGCGGTGGACCGGGACCGGTTCAACGGCGGCAGCGCGCGGCTTCTGGCCCTGGCGAACAACACCTGA
- a CDS encoding peptidoglycan-binding protein, which translates to MQLRKLKDDSGLSLSRLAAKTGFSVSSWERYLAGKTLPTAAAVEALAELVGADPVRIEALRDAAAQVWTEQAEQTEQIESDKTGLVEQPSDTLEPDDEPGPPAGSSRSRRLLRTAATGAAGAVVGAAVTLLLVGPRSGGTKPQALAVTPRVTYTCTYTQRGGQWYAGNSATTTDFLQVDMWGAEVAELQCLLQRAGFSPGGIDGNFGPLTELAVIKAQKADQLDVDGQVGPKTWAALRA; encoded by the coding sequence CTGAAGGATGACAGTGGGCTGAGTCTTTCTCGGCTCGCGGCGAAGACCGGCTTCAGTGTCTCGTCCTGGGAGCGATACCTCGCGGGCAAGACGCTGCCGACGGCGGCGGCGGTCGAGGCGCTCGCCGAGTTGGTCGGCGCCGATCCGGTGCGGATCGAAGCGCTCCGGGATGCCGCGGCCCAGGTTTGGACGGAGCAGGCAGAGCAGACGGAGCAGATAGAGAGCGATAAGACAGGCCTAGTCGAACAGCCCTCTGACACGCTCGAGCCGGACGACGAGCCCGGGCCTCCAGCAGGTTCCTCCCGTTCAAGGCGACTCCTGCGGACTGCCGCGACTGGGGCGGCCGGTGCCGTCGTCGGTGCGGCGGTCACGCTGCTGCTGGTCGGTCCGAGGAGCGGCGGTACCAAGCCGCAGGCCTTGGCGGTCACTCCGCGGGTCACCTACACCTGTACCTACACGCAGCGCGGCGGGCAGTGGTACGCCGGAAACAGCGCGACGACCACCGACTTCCTTCAGGTCGACATGTGGGGTGCGGAAGTCGCCGAGCTCCAGTGCCTGCTGCAACGTGCGGGCTTCTCGCCGGGCGGTATCGACGGCAACTTCGGCCCGCTCACCGAACTCGCCGTGATCAAGGCGCAGAAGGCAGACCAGTTGGACGTCGACGGTCAGGTCGGGCCGAAGACGTGGGCGGCTCTGCGCGCATGA
- a CDS encoding XRE family transcriptional regulator, with translation MTAPQPDIPGEVTRLAAELRRLREQTGLSFTALSEQTPYSKSAWQRYLTAKVLAPWPAVQELGRLAGEQEPRLRALWELAESATRRRAAVMAGPGGTEPPETTKATKATEPTETTNSPNSARPAESATPETRTETKPETGPAFPRERRARVAVAMILVATVVAAVLGVAGVRLLHGTGVTGGTTSKVLNGRFSVICTSGSCDPTCQGAACTGQDPQMTLCGVQGLPLHREQTASGVGVEILYNPRCRAAWASFWNTQIGDTLTVAAPGQPTESVRVSDPRYTSGFTYTPMVFVAGSGTALKACITSPSGVPDCSAATAS, from the coding sequence ATGACCGCTCCGCAACCCGACATCCCCGGCGAGGTCACGAGGCTCGCCGCCGAACTGCGCCGGCTGCGCGAACAGACCGGCCTGAGCTTCACCGCGCTCAGCGAACAGACGCCGTACAGCAAATCGGCGTGGCAGCGCTATCTGACGGCGAAGGTCCTGGCGCCCTGGCCGGCGGTCCAGGAGCTGGGGCGCCTGGCCGGGGAGCAGGAGCCGAGGCTGCGAGCGCTGTGGGAACTGGCCGAGTCCGCGACCCGGAGACGCGCCGCGGTCATGGCCGGGCCCGGTGGGACCGAGCCGCCGGAGACGACCAAGGCGACCAAGGCGACAGAGCCAACGGAGACAACGAATTCTCCGAACTCCGCGCGACCCGCAGAGAGCGCAACGCCAGAGACCCGGACCGAGACCAAGCCCGAGACCGGGCCCGCCTTCCCCCGTGAAAGGCGGGCCCGGGTTGCCGTCGCGATGATCCTTGTCGCGACAGTCGTTGCGGCCGTCCTCGGCGTCGCCGGCGTCCGCCTCCTCCACGGCACCGGCGTTACCGGCGGCACCACCAGCAAAGTGTTGAACGGCCGGTTCTCTGTGATCTGTACTAGCGGATCCTGCGATCCCACCTGCCAAGGCGCGGCCTGCACCGGACAGGACCCCCAGATGACGCTGTGCGGAGTTCAGGGCCTGCCGCTGCACCGCGAGCAGACTGCAAGCGGCGTCGGCGTGGAGATCCTCTACAACCCCCGGTGCCGAGCCGCTTGGGCGAGCTTCTGGAACACCCAAATCGGCGACACTCTCACAGTGGCCGCGCCCGGTCAGCCGACCGAGAGCGTCCGCGTCTCCGACCCCCGATACACCAGCGGTTTCACTTATACGCCAATGGTCTTCGTGGCTGGCTCCGGTACCGCGCTGAAGGCGTGCATCACGTCGCCCAGCGGCGTCCCCGACTGCTCCGCTGCGACAGCATCCTGA